A window of the Chitinophagaceae bacterium genome harbors these coding sequences:
- a CDS encoding GLUG motif-containing protein, with product MKILNKILASLILLSCTIFASNAQVSELSPQTITFTLTPSIKIFGDEIFTLSATASSRLTVQYFSSDTKIVSINGTSVSINGAGIVSITAYQTGNETYSSASETQILTVNKASQNIYFEALANRTLGSSSFVLHASASTNLPILFSASSPLVSINNDTLTMRGVGTVTITADQIGNNNYLQASVTQILTILPPISYKDRDNDGLIEISYIEQLDSIRYNLYGICNSSICNGYELTRNLDFKDPSSYGSGSVNISYTTGSGWDPIGNTSVGSFNAIFEGGNNYINNLYINKPTINYLGLFGRTDANSHIRNIGIRNVSVSGNNLVGGLVGLNNGGMINQSYATGSVLGSFNTSIYNNIGGLVGWNRSSGRINGSYATVSVSGYSNIGGLVGLNDVGTISQSHATGYVSGSDGVGGLVGDNYKGEIVQSYATGSVSGSQRVGGLVGYSDGNINQSYATGYVSADSIVGGLVGYNYEGTITQSYATAPVLSSEYVGGLVGYSYNGFISQSYATGSVSGYSVIGGLVGYHYYGTITQSYATGYISSSEYVGGLVGYNYNGFINQSYATGSVLGSVYTVGGLVGHNDGDISQSYTTGYVSGNRFVGGLVGANFRTINQSYATGSVSGNFSVGGLVGYNKATVIHGYWNKDASQIVNGTERSNKLGIGINNNDTKVSYVRGLTLYALQNPTGTTADSVRELGPGFIYKKGFLPAIHKGARIAVNNINFTQTVPSITNIQVTTNTTNVIHGDTTTRTILTLDGIDFTANFIDTTSGRLQTIYTMTIIQNGTGMGIVGKYQTQAGITFTPIESKTFGDTPFMLEATSSDNAPVLFFASNRVSIRNNIVTIRTAGIVNIIARSENDSIVRFANQIFTIHKADRDVSFEALANKTFGDAPFVLEGSALEGLTVSYSASNTLISISNDTVTIRGAGTVNITAYLDNDNFFGFTTQILTIDKRMQSISFDPLANRSIKDVSFLLHATSSARLSVLYSSASPLISVYYNIVRMNEVGTVNITAYNNGSNNYLGTSITQTFTIYHPDSFTKTTLTFTAIPNLAIGQSHILAATSNSPVAITFITSDTRIATVNGSTLTAVAIGTAVITASQARNPQFNPATTQQTVTVVSMLIHTLTPIEKKNAAIRIYPNPANDYITIQTDKAQKISSIKIYDLIGVNYELKIMNYELSLRVDLRTLLKGEYIIIVYGEKREIVKSEKIIIK from the coding sequence ATGAAAATTCTAAATAAAATATTAGCATCATTAATATTGTTGAGCTGTACTATTTTTGCAAGCAATGCCCAAGTATCTGAACTTTCTCCACAGACGATTACTTTTACCCTTACCCCATCCATAAAAATATTTGGAGATGAGATATTTACTCTTTCTGCAACAGCCAGTTCGAGATTAACAGTTCAGTATTTTAGTAGTGATACAAAAATTGTGAGCATCAATGGCACTTCTGTAAGCATCAATGGAGCGGGAATAGTATCTATAACTGCATATCAGACAGGAAATGAAACATATTCGAGTGCAAGTGAAACCCAAATTCTTACCGTAAATAAAGCGAGTCAGAACATCTATTTTGAAGCATTAGCAAATAGAACTTTGGGAAGTTCATCTTTTGTTTTACACGCAAGCGCTTCTACTAATTTACCTATTTTATTTTCTGCATCTTCTCCTTTGGTAAGTATAAACAATGATACATTAACTATGAGAGGCGTAGGAACAGTAACTATTACCGCAGATCAAATAGGAAATAATAATTATTTACAGGCGTCTGTTACACAAATACTTACTATTCTGCCACCTATTTCTTATAAAGATAGAGATAATGATGGTCTTATAGAAATAAGCTACATAGAACAATTGGACTCGATCAGATATAATTTATATGGTATTTGTAATTCTAGTATTTGCAATGGTTATGAATTGACGAGAAATTTAGATTTTAAAGATCCTTCTTCTTATGGATCTGGAAGTGTAAATATTTCTTATACTACAGGAAGCGGATGGGATCCTATTGGTAATACTTCTGTTGGATCTTTTAATGCTATTTTTGAAGGTGGGAATAATTATATAAATAATCTGTATATAAATAAGCCTACTATTAATTATTTAGGTCTTTTTGGACGGACAGATGCCAACAGCCATATCAGAAATATAGGAATAAGAAATGTTTCTGTTTCAGGTAATAATCTTGTCGGCGGATTAGTGGGATTGAATAATGGAGGAATGATAAACCAAAGCTACGCTACAGGATCTGTCTTAGGTAGTTTTAATACTTCTATTTATAATAATATCGGCGGATTAGTAGGATGGAATAGGAGCAGCGGAAGAATAAACGGAAGCTATGCTACAGTATCTGTTTCTGGTTACAGTAATATTGGTGGATTAGTAGGATTGAATGACGTTGGAACAATAAGCCAAAGCCATGCTACAGGGTATGTCTCGGGTTCTGATGGTGTTGGAGGATTAGTGGGAGATAATTATAAAGGAGAAATAGTTCAAAGCTATGCTACGGGGTCTGTATCTGGTTCTCAGCGTGTCGGCGGATTGGTGGGTTATAGTGATGGAAACATAAACCAAAGTTATGCTACAGGATACGTATCGGCGGATAGTATTGTCGGTGGATTAGTGGGATATAATTACGAAGGAACAATCACCCAAAGTTATGCTACAGCACCCGTCTTGAGCTCTGAGTACGTCGGTGGATTGGTGGGATATAGTTATAATGGGTTTATAAGCCAAAGCTATGCTACAGGATCTGTTTCTGGATATAGTGTTATCGGCGGATTGGTGGGATACCATTATTATGGAACAATAACCCAAAGTTATGCTACGGGGTATATATCGAGTTCTGAGTATGTCGGCGGATTGGTGGGATATAATTATAATGGATTTATAAACCAAAGCTATGCTACAGGATCTGTCTTAGGTTCTGTTTATACTGTCGGCGGATTGGTAGGACATAATGATGGAGATATAAGCCAAAGTTACACTACGGGATACGTATCAGGAAATAGATTTGTTGGAGGATTGGTAGGAGCTAATTTTAGAACCATAAACCAAAGCTACGCTACAGGATCTGTCTCAGGCAATTTTTCCGTTGGTGGATTGGTGGGATATAATAAAGCAACTGTAATACATGGTTACTGGAATAAGGATGCTTCTCAAATAGTAAATGGAACAGAAAGAAGTAATAAACTGGGAATAGGGATTAATAATAATGACACCAAAGTTTCCTATGTCAGAGGTCTCACCCTTTATGCTCTGCAAAATCCTACAGGAACAACAGCAGACAGTGTAAGAGAATTAGGACCAGGTTTTATATATAAAAAAGGATTCTTACCTGCAATTCATAAAGGAGCAAGAATAGCTGTAAACAATATAAACTTTACTCAAACAGTTCCAAGTATTACAAATATACAAGTAACTACCAACACAACAAATGTAATACACGGAGATACAACTACTCGTACTATTCTTACTTTAGATGGAATAGATTTTACTGCTAATTTTATAGACACTACTTCGGGACGTTTACAAACTATTTATACTATGACAATTATTCAAAATGGAACGGGAATGGGTATTGTAGGAAAGTATCAAACACAAGCAGGAATAACTTTTACACCTATTGAATCTAAGACATTCGGCGATACACCTTTTATGTTAGAAGCAACATCTTCTGATAATGCACCTGTTTTGTTTTTTGCTTCTAATAGAGTAAGTATTCGTAATAATATAGTAACTATTAGAACGGCAGGAATAGTAAATATCATTGCACGTAGTGAAAATGATTCTATTGTAAGGTTTGCAAATCAAATATTTACTATACACAAAGCAGATAGGGATGTATCTTTCGAAGCATTAGCAAATAAAACTTTTGGAGATGCACCTTTTGTATTAGAAGGAAGCGCCTTGGAGGGGCTAACTGTTTCTTATTCTGCTTCCAATACTCTTATCAGCATCAGTAATGATACAGTAACTATCAGAGGAGCAGGGACAGTGAATATTACAGCATACCTTGACAATGATAATTTCTTTGGTTTTACTACTCAAATACTTACTATAGACAAAAGAATGCAGAGTATTAGTTTCGACCCCTTAGCAAATAGAAGCATTAAAGATGTATCCTTTTTATTACATGCAACATCTTCTGCTCGTTTATCTGTTTTATATTCTTCCGCTTCCCCTTTAATAAGTGTCTATTATAACATAGTGCGTATGAATGAAGTAGGAACAGTAAATATTACAGCATATAATAATGGAAGTAATAATTATCTCGGAACATCTATAACACAAACATTTACTATATACCATCCCGATAGTTTTACTAAAACAACCTTAACTTTTACTGCTATTCCTAATCTCGCCATAGGGCAAAGTCATATACTTGCTGCTACTTCTAATAGCCCGGTAGCAATAACTTTCATTACAAGTGATACGCGAATAGCAACAGTAAATGGAAGTACTCTCACCGCAGTAGCAATAGGAACAGCTGTCATTACAGCTAGTCAAGCGAGAAATCCACAGTTTAACCCAGCTACTACTCAACAAACAGTAACAGTAGTAAGTATGTTAATACATACTCTTACTCCCATAGAAAAAAAAAACGCTGCTATACGTATTTACCCGAATCCCGCAAATGATTACATAACCATTCAAACAGATAAAGCACAAAAGATTTCATCTATTAAGATATATGATCTCATAGGTGTGAATTATGAGTTAAAAATAATGAATTATGAATTAAGTCTGAGAGTAGATTTGAGAACATTGCTCAAAGGAGAATATATTATAATAGTATATGGAGAAAAAAGAGAGATTGTGAAATCGGAGAAGATAATTATTAAATAA
- a CDS encoding o-succinylbenzoate synthase: MSLNLSYKEYLLTFKFDAKTSRGVLREKKIWLLFLRDSESPDVCGIGEVSPLVFLSDDDVDSYPSLFRSLAEKIQHISSFANSRDAFDWVKNNVHERFPAVKFGMEMAILDHIRGGKGILFSNLFSAGKESIPINGLVWMGDKDFMVAQIDSKLQENYSCIKLKIGALDFETECSLLHYIRNRYSSRSLTIRLDANGAFIPNEAIKKLDILSRYAIHSVEQPLGASLLEELRVLVSQSPIPIALDETLLKKHTFAAKEEVVSFVKPDYIVLKPTLLGGFSSCEEWIRIAEKYQRGWWVTSSLESNIGLNAIAQFVASYPIDKTQGLGTGQLFVNNFEAQLLVENGFIRKDFSKQWAGSSFC, encoded by the coding sequence ATGTCACTCAATCTTTCATACAAAGAATATCTGCTTACGTTCAAATTTGATGCAAAGACCTCTAGGGGTGTTTTAAGAGAAAAAAAAATATGGTTACTCTTTCTACGAGATTCTGAAAGTCCTGATGTATGTGGCATTGGGGAAGTATCTCCTTTAGTTTTTTTAAGTGACGATGATGTAGATTCTTATCCATCTCTTTTTCGATCATTGGCAGAAAAGATTCAGCATATATCATCATTCGCAAACTCAAGAGATGCTTTTGATTGGGTAAAAAATAATGTTCATGAAAGGTTTCCCGCGGTGAAATTTGGTATGGAAATGGCAATTTTAGACCATATTAGGGGCGGAAAAGGGATTCTATTTTCCAATCTCTTTAGTGCAGGCAAAGAGAGTATCCCTATCAATGGACTTGTATGGATGGGCGATAAAGATTTTATGGTTGCACAAATAGATTCAAAACTACAAGAGAATTATTCGTGTATCAAACTCAAAATAGGTGCCTTAGATTTTGAAACAGAATGTTCTCTTTTGCACTATATAAGGAATCGATATAGTTCTCGTTCTCTTACAATAAGATTAGATGCAAATGGTGCGTTTATTCCTAATGAAGCAATCAAAAAATTGGATATTCTATCTCGATATGCTATACATAGTGTGGAGCAGCCTCTCGGTGCTTCGTTGTTAGAGGAATTGAGAGTCCTTGTTTCCCAAAGTCCTATTCCTATAGCATTAGATGAAACATTATTAAAAAAGCATACCTTTGCAGCAAAAGAAGAAGTAGTTTCTTTTGTGAAGCCGGATTATATAGTATTAAAACCTACATTACTGGGAGGATTTTCTTCCTGTGAAGAGTGGATTAGAATTGCTGAAAAATACCAGAGAGGATGGTGGGTGACTTCCTCTCTTGAGTCAAATATAGGATTAAATGCTATTGCTCAGTTTGTAGCATCTTATCCTATAGATAAAACTCAAGGTTTAGGAACGGGGCAATTATTTGTAAATAATTTTGAAGCACAGCTTTTAGTAGAAAATGGATTTATAAGAAAGGATTTTTCTAAACAATGGGCAGGAAGTTCTTTTTGTTAG
- the rimO gene encoding 30S ribosomal protein S12 methylthiotransferase RimO produces the protein MKTKGNIKNKVNIITLGCSKNRVDSEVLLTQLVANKIETVHESLDDANIIIINTCGFIDNAKQESIDTILEYAEHKKKGKIDKLYVTGCLSQRYKEDLEKEIPQVDAYFGTRELPLLLKRLNANYKQELVGERIITTPLHYAYMKISEGCDRPCSFCAIPLMRGNHISKPITQLVSEAKNLAKNGVKELLIIAQDSTYYGLDLSKKRQLAELLKHLGDVEGIEWVRIHYAFPTGFPMDIIEVMREKNNICHYLDMPIQHGSTKMLQIMRRGITREKIETLVKNIRQAVPDIAIRTTLIAGHPQETEADFQETLDLIRILRFERLGVFTYSHEENTHSFSLKDDVPEAIKTERVNQIMELQESISMEMNQAKINKIFKVLIDKKENGFFVGRTEFDSPEVDNEVLIDAKKHFVRIGDFVNAKIISADAFDIFAEPCS, from the coding sequence TTGAAAACAAAAGGAAATATAAAAAATAAAGTAAATATTATTACATTGGGATGCTCTAAAAATAGGGTGGATTCGGAGGTTTTATTGACACAGCTCGTTGCAAATAAAATAGAAACAGTCCACGAATCTTTGGATGATGCCAATATTATTATCATAAATACCTGCGGATTTATTGACAATGCAAAACAAGAATCTATAGACACCATTTTAGAATATGCCGAGCATAAAAAAAAAGGGAAAATAGACAAACTCTATGTCACAGGTTGCCTTTCCCAAAGGTATAAAGAAGATTTGGAAAAAGAAATTCCCCAAGTAGATGCCTATTTTGGAACTCGAGAACTCCCTCTCCTCTTAAAAAGACTCAATGCTAACTACAAACAAGAATTAGTCGGCGAAAGAATCATCACCACCCCTCTCCATTATGCTTATATGAAAATATCAGAAGGTTGTGACCGCCCATGTTCCTTTTGTGCTATACCTCTTATGCGTGGAAATCACATTTCTAAACCTATTACTCAACTTGTATCGGAGGCAAAAAATCTTGCTAAAAATGGTGTAAAAGAACTACTCATTATTGCTCAAGATTCTACCTATTATGGACTTGATTTATCCAAAAAAAGACAACTCGCAGAACTTCTCAAACACCTTGGAGACGTGGAAGGAATAGAATGGGTAAGAATACATTATGCTTTCCCAACAGGATTTCCGATGGATATAATAGAAGTAATGAGAGAAAAAAATAATATATGCCACTATTTAGACATGCCAATCCAACACGGAAGCACTAAAATGCTCCAAATAATGCGAAGGGGTATCACGAGAGAAAAAATAGAAACACTTGTAAAAAATATTCGACAAGCAGTGCCTGATATTGCTATACGAACCACCCTTATTGCGGGGCATCCTCAAGAAACGGAAGCAGATTTTCAAGAAACTTTGGATCTTATACGAATTTTGCGATTTGAAAGATTAGGAGTATTTACTTATTCCCACGAAGAAAATACACACTCTTTCTCTCTGAAAGATGATGTACCTGAAGCAATAAAAACAGAAAGAGTCAACCAGATAATGGAACTACAAGAGAGTATATCTATGGAAATGAATCAAGCAAAAATAAACAAAATATTCAAAGTTTTGATAGATAAAAAAGAAAATGGATTCTTTGTAGGCAGAACAGAATTCGATTCTCCCGAAGTAGATAACGAAGTATTGATAGATGCAAAGAAACATTTTGTCAGAATAGGAGATTTTGTAAATGCAAAAATAATTTCTGCTGATGCTTTCGATATTTTTGCAGAACCATGTTCTTAA
- a CDS encoding GtrA family protein, with protein MISKTIRKKISLFLKNQTFEQAVKYILTGISCTIVDMLILYLLTKYLSLYYITSAIFSFIVAVIMNYIMSIYWVFKIRIIENRTLELFYYIIISVVGLLISIGSIWFLTEYFDVHFMVSKFFSLFITFGWNFWIRKKFLHT; from the coding sequence ATGATAAGCAAAACTATAAGAAAAAAAATTTCACTTTTTTTAAAAAATCAAACTTTTGAGCAAGCAGTAAAATACATTCTTACCGGAATATCTTGTACTATAGTGGATATGCTCATTCTCTATTTATTAACAAAATATTTATCCCTTTATTATATTACATCTGCTATTTTTTCCTTTATTGTTGCTGTAATAATGAATTATATCATGAGTATTTATTGGGTATTTAAAATACGTATTATAGAAAACAGGACATTGGAACTATTTTACTATATCATTATTTCTGTCGTAGGATTATTAATAAGTATTGGCAGTATATGGTTTCTTACAGAATATTTTGATGTCCATTTTATGGTTTCTAAGTTTTTCTCTCTCTTTATAACATTTGGATGGAATTTTTGGATACGTAAAAAATTCTTACACACATAG
- a CDS encoding DUF5723 family protein, whose protein sequence is MKKSILFLLLWIALLLQVNGQAGLTQYSFMGHIATNNFFNPSFLPSKGVYIGLPVLSSFYLEYNNRLNFNNIYTRNAEGFSYIDGKKIFDASSTLNHITFNINTNLLFVGVSTANHRYYQFGIDFRVLNTVSFNKLLPAIFDQGVSTDGQVNKFFPADLEDYTLSSSSFIQTYIGYGFKANDNFHFGGRLKFLNGLHYLGTDGALNGIISIDPVTYLIEFKANNVNVNKTPFPISPTNIVSNISNNFGLGIDLGLEYKIDNRTSIQFAANDIGFIRWNNGAETYSYRDTSIIYEGFNLKNNYKGVDELLDSITNIFSQYDTKKGSFTEWLSYSFIASAKYHISPHQTLIGTIYTRTVLNQWYAAFGVSYRHFINKHITFVGNIMKPSQHWVPTIGTGIVFDFIPMQVNISMDNVNLFYIKDIKTLQLSFGVNFVFNRGWEKKQKEVDDDDAEMGGIYQYIKKKKPNKYWIPWLNFQQPNILGKPKFKKAPKSYRKHRTTPQKK, encoded by the coding sequence ATGAAAAAAAGTATACTTTTTTTATTACTATGGATCGCACTATTACTACAAGTAAATGGACAAGCAGGTCTTACCCAATACTCTTTTATGGGACATATTGCTACTAATAACTTTTTTAATCCTTCTTTTCTCCCAAGCAAAGGTGTATATATTGGATTACCTGTCCTTTCTAGCTTTTATTTAGAATATAACAATAGACTTAATTTTAATAATATTTACACACGTAACGCTGAAGGGTTCTCGTATATAGATGGAAAAAAAATATTTGATGCATCTAGTACTCTCAATCATATTACTTTTAATATCAATACAAATTTATTATTTGTAGGGGTTTCCACAGCAAATCACAGGTATTATCAGTTCGGAATAGATTTTCGTGTTTTAAATACGGTCTCATTCAATAAATTACTTCCTGCCATTTTTGATCAGGGAGTATCTACCGATGGACAAGTAAATAAATTTTTTCCCGCGGATTTAGAAGACTATACTTTGAGCAGCTCCAGTTTTATACAGACCTACATAGGATATGGATTCAAAGCAAATGATAACTTCCATTTTGGAGGAAGATTAAAATTCTTAAACGGACTCCATTACTTAGGAACAGACGGAGCATTAAACGGTATTATATCCATAGATCCTGTAACCTATCTCATAGAATTTAAAGCAAATAATGTAAATGTAAATAAAACCCCTTTTCCTATTTCACCAACAAATATTGTAAGTAATATTTCAAATAACTTTGGTTTAGGTATAGATTTGGGTTTAGAGTATAAAATAGATAATAGAACCTCCATTCAATTTGCTGCAAATGACATAGGATTTATTAGATGGAACAATGGTGCAGAAACTTATTCTTACAGAGATACAAGTATTATATACGAAGGATTCAATCTTAAAAATAACTATAAAGGTGTAGATGAACTATTAGATTCTATAACAAATATATTTAGTCAATATGATACAAAAAAAGGTAGTTTTACAGAATGGCTTAGCTACTCCTTCATAGCCAGTGCTAAATACCATATTTCTCCTCACCAAACACTTATAGGAACTATTTACACCCGAACAGTATTGAATCAGTGGTACGCTGCTTTTGGAGTATCATATAGGCATTTTATTAATAAGCATATTACTTTTGTAGGAAATATTATGAAACCTTCTCAGCATTGGGTACCAACCATAGGAACAGGCATAGTATTTGATTTTATCCCGATGCAAGTAAATATCTCTATGGATAACGTAAACCTATTTTATATAAAAGATATAAAAACTTTGCAGCTATCTTTTGGGGTAAATTTTGTATTTAACAGAGGGTGGGAAAAGAAACAAAAAGAAGTAGATGATGACGATGCGGAAATGGGGGGTATTTATCAATATATTAAAAAGAAGAAACCAAATAAATACTGGATACCATGGCTTAATTTTCAACAACCAAATATTCTTGGTAAACCAAAATTTAAAAAAGCACCAAAATCTTATAGAAAACATAGAACTACTCCCCAAAAAAAATAA
- the cysC gene encoding adenylyl-sulfate kinase, with product MEQPNISEHYQKKISYLQRVRKNKHKSLVISFSGLPFSGKSAIARQTEIELFENNFNTYFLDIERIKKYVGAEIDMGSVSGRKEYVERIGHICELLLDACVIVLIIQPFAFEQERILLKEYIGQMNFFEIFVDCPIEECKKRDYKGLYQQAENNEIKNFPGINIRYEEPESPDLVINSDKETIDESVERIIHILKEKILI from the coding sequence ATGGAACAACCCAATATAAGTGAACATTATCAAAAAAAAATAAGTTATTTACAGAGAGTCCGAAAAAATAAACATAAATCATTAGTTATATCTTTTAGTGGACTTCCCTTCTCAGGGAAAAGTGCTATTGCGAGGCAGACAGAGATAGAACTATTTGAAAATAATTTTAATACATACTTTCTAGATATAGAAAGAATAAAAAAATATGTAGGTGCTGAAATAGATATGGGAAGTGTTTCGGGTAGAAAAGAATATGTAGAAAGAATTGGACATATTTGTGAACTTCTTTTAGATGCGTGTGTCATTGTTTTAATAATTCAACCTTTTGCTTTTGAACAAGAAAGAATTTTACTCAAAGAATATATCGGACAAATGAACTTCTTTGAGATATTTGTTGACTGTCCAATAGAAGAATGCAAAAAAAGAGACTATAAAGGTCTCTATCAACAAGCAGAAAATAACGAAATTAAAAATTTTCCAGGAATAAATATTCGTTATGAAGAACCTGAATCTCCCGATTTAGTTATCAATTCCGATAAAGAAACAATAGACGAATCTGTAGAAAGAATAATCCATATCCTCAAAGAAAAAATTCTTATCTAA